Proteins encoded within one genomic window of Empedobacter falsenii:
- a CDS encoding ABC transporter permease: protein MRNISLYIAKRYIFSKTNTNAVNIITSIAVGAILVATAALFIILSVFSGLEKMNLKYYSNVNPEIKISPSKGKVLDSLTFVVDQLKQQKDVKAFSKIIEEKVYIDYKGKQDIAYLKGVDENFTKVTRLDTVIYGGQYLDFNRDDNFIVSNGIAERLQLYIDPITPADLMMPKAGTGLIKQESDAFTRKDAYSVGVFILNEQYDKHVFTTLGLAQELLLLNENQCYSIEVKTTGKKSFNEVKIQLQKALGSHYKIETRQDLDSAFLKVMNMENLISYLIFTLVIIIACFNLAGTIIILILDKKKEIQTMYSFGLSRKNIRNIFFQTGFIITFIAMTTGLLIASVIGLLQIDFGLVMASPTVPFPFIFSVENFVAVIVTVLGLGSLVSWIVSRQVK, encoded by the coding sequence ATGAGAAACATTTCACTTTACATTGCGAAACGCTACATTTTTTCGAAAACGAATACAAACGCTGTAAACATTATTACATCGATTGCTGTTGGTGCTATTTTGGTAGCTACAGCGGCTTTGTTTATTATTTTATCCGTTTTTTCGGGATTAGAAAAAATGAATTTAAAGTATTATAGCAATGTAAATCCTGAAATTAAAATTTCTCCTTCGAAAGGAAAAGTATTAGATAGTTTAACTTTTGTTGTGGATCAATTAAAGCAACAAAAAGACGTCAAAGCTTTTTCTAAAATCATCGAAGAAAAAGTCTACATCGATTACAAAGGAAAGCAAGATATTGCCTATTTGAAAGGTGTTGACGAAAACTTTACCAAAGTTACGCGTTTAGATACGGTGATTTATGGTGGACAATATTTAGATTTTAATCGCGATGATAATTTTATTGTTTCGAATGGAATTGCAGAGCGTTTACAACTTTATATCGATCCGATAACGCCAGCAGATTTGATGATGCCAAAAGCTGGAACAGGTTTAATAAAACAAGAAAGCGATGCTTTTACTCGCAAAGATGCATATAGCGTTGGCGTGTTTATTTTGAACGAACAATACGACAAACACGTCTTTACAACTTTAGGTTTGGCGCAAGAATTATTGTTGTTAAACGAAAATCAGTGTTATTCGATTGAAGTAAAAACGACTGGAAAAAAATCGTTTAACGAAGTGAAAATTCAACTTCAAAAAGCATTGGGTTCTCATTATAAAATCGAAACCAGACAAGATTTAGATTCAGCTTTCTTGAAAGTAATGAATATGGAAAATTTAATCAGTTATTTGATTTTCACGTTAGTCATTATTATTGCATGTTTCAATTTGGCAGGAACAATTATTATCTTGATTTTGGATAAAAAGAAAGAAATTCAGACGATGTATAGTTTTGGATTATCACGAAAAAACATTCGTAATATTTTCTTCCAAACTGGTTTTATTATCACCTTTATTGCGATGACAACAGGTTTATTAATCGCCTCTGTTATTGGATTATTACAAATAGATTTTGGTTTGGTTATGGCTTCGCCAACTGTTCCGTTTCCATTTATCTTTTCTGTCGAAAACTTTGTTGCAGTTATAGTGACTGTTTTAGGTCTGGGAAGCTTGGTTTCTTGGATCGTTTCCAGACAAGTGAAATAA
- the rbfA gene encoding 30S ribosome-binding factor RbfA, which yields MDSNRQQKVSKLFQEELAEAFRKWAVKEFPGNLISVTEVKVTPDLSVSKIYVSIFPSTQKDEIFKEIRVNTPLFRGILSKSASKQMRITPELIFILDNSLDEMDKIDKALRGEGNNPIL from the coding sequence TTGGATAGCAATAGACAACAAAAAGTAAGTAAATTATTTCAAGAAGAATTAGCAGAAGCTTTTAGAAAATGGGCTGTAAAGGAATTCCCTGGAAATTTGATTAGTGTTACAGAAGTAAAAGTAACACCAGATTTGAGCGTTTCTAAAATCTATGTAAGTATTTTTCCAAGTACTCAAAAAGACGAAATTTTTAAAGAAATTAGAGTTAATACACCATTATTTAGAGGAATTTTATCAAAAAGTGCTTCTAAACAAATGCGTATTACACCAGAATTAATTTTCATTTTAGATAATTCGTTAGACGAAATGGATAAAATCGACAAAGCGCTAAGAGGAGAAGGAAATAATCCAATCTTATAA
- a CDS encoding group III truncated hemoglobin: MKKDIETSEDVALLVNTFYDKVQKDDVIGYFFSEVAKVNWDEHLPHMIQFWETVLLGKATFEGWPMRTHLVLSQKEKLKPHHFERWIELWYGIIDENFEGEIANEAKNRAKIMRDLILFKIDQMEQKQGFIQ, translated from the coding sequence ATGAAAAAAGATATCGAAACTTCAGAAGATGTTGCTTTATTGGTAAATACGTTTTATGATAAAGTGCAAAAAGATGACGTAATTGGTTACTTTTTTTCGGAAGTTGCAAAGGTAAATTGGGACGAACATTTGCCACATATGATTCAGTTTTGGGAAACTGTTTTGTTAGGAAAAGCAACTTTTGAAGGCTGGCCAATGCGAACACATTTGGTTTTGAGTCAAAAGGAGAAATTAAAACCACACCATTTCGAGCGTTGGATTGAATTATGGTACGGAATAATTGACGAAAATTTTGAAGGAGAAATAGCAAATGAAGCAAAAAATCGAGCAAAAATTATGCGTGATTTAATTCTTTTCAAAATTGACCAAATGGAACAAAAACAAGGATTTATTCAATAA